The following proteins are co-located in the Theropithecus gelada isolate Dixy chromosome 19, Tgel_1.0, whole genome shotgun sequence genome:
- the BLOC1S3 gene encoding biogenesis of lysosome-related organelles complex 1 subunit 3, translating into MASQGRRRRPLRRPETVVPGEATETDSEPSVSSSEEEELYLGPSGPTRGRPTGLRVAGEAAETDSDPEPEPTAAPRDLPPLVVQRELAEETWGAEEAPAPAPARSLLQLRLAESQARLDHDVAAAVSGVYRRAGRDVAALAGRLAAAQAAGLAAAHSVRLARGDLCALAERLDIVAGCRLLPDIRGVPGTEPEQDPGPRA; encoded by the coding sequence ATGGCGTCCCAGGGTCGTCGGCGGAGGCCCCTGCGGAGGCCGGAGACGGTGGTGCCTGGGGAGGCGACCGAGACGGATTCCGAGCCCTCTGTGTCCTCGTCGGAGGAGGAGGAGCTGTACCTGGGTCCCTCGGGCCCGACGCGCGGCCGCCCCACGGGGCTGAGGgtggctggggaggccgcagAGACCGACTCGGACCCGGAGCCGGAGCCAACGGCCGCGCCGAGGGACCTGCCTCCGCTCGTGGTGCAGCGGGAATTGGCGGAGGAGACCTGGGGCGCGGAAGAGGCCCCGGCGCCCGCCCCTGCGCGCTCGCTCCTGCAGCTTCGGCTGGCGGAGAGCCAGGCGCGGCTGGACCACGACGTGGCGGCCGCGGTGAGCGGTGTTTACCGCCGTGCGGGCCGCGACGTGGCCGCCCTGGCTGGTAGGCTGGCGGCAGCCCAAGCGGCGGGGCTGGCGGCGGCCCACAGCGTGCGCCTGGCGCGCGGGGACCTTTGTGCTTTGGCCGAGCGTCTGGACATCGTGGCTGGCTGCCGCTTGCTGCCGGACATCCGCGGCGTGCCGGGGACCGAGCCTGAGCAAGACCCGGGGCCGCGGGCCTAG